The stretch of DNA ACGAAAGGCGCCCTGCCGAAGAAGCGCGCGGCCGCCTTGATGCCTCCGCCTGTTCCAAGTATCTTCGGCTCCTCGGAATACAGTATCTCGAGCCCGTAGCGGCCCCCGTCGCCCGCATGGTCGCGTATCATCCTGCCGAGGTGGTGCAGATTGACGACCACCCTCTTTATCCCCGCTCCCGCCAAATATCTCAGCTGGTGGTCGATGAGCAGCCCCCCGTCGAGCGGGAGGAGCGGTTTGGGCGTGGTGAGGGTCAGCGGCCTGAGCCTGGTGCCGAGCCCCGCCGCGAGCAGCATCGCGCTTTCTATCCCATGGGCCATTCTATCTCCAGTCGGGGATGTATTTCTCGATCACAGCTTTGAGGGCGTCGTGCTCCGGGTTCCTCGAGAGCGCCTCCCTCACGTAGCCCAGGGACGCAGGTATGTACTTGAGGAACCCGGGGTTCTTCTTCACCCTGTCTATGTACACGAACCTCCCCGCGTCCTTGAGCTTTCGCTGAATTGTCACGAGGTCGTGCTCGCGCCTGATCTGCTGCGGATCGCTGCCGGTCCTCTGCGCGTACGCGTGGATGAGGCGCTCCACGGTGGAGTCCGCCAGCTTAACGTAGGAATCCCGGGTGAGCGCTACCAGGTCGTACACGCGGGGCCCCGTGAGCGCGTCCTGGAAGTCGATGAGGTAGAGGGAGCCGTCCCTTATGATGAGGTTTCGGCTCTGGAAGTCGCGGTGCGTGAAGCCGTACGGCATGGCCTCTATGGCTGAGCTGATGGTTCGCGTCTCCCGCTCGAAGGCCTCCCTGTCGGCGGGCTCCATCTCCCTGCCCAGCCTGGACTCCACGCAGTACTCGCGGAAGTGGTCGAACTCCCAGTTGAGGAGCCTGGCGTCGAACGATCGGGCGTTCGCGACGCATGAACGGGGGCCCCTGTCACGGGTGCGCTCCTGCATGAGGATGAGCAGGTCGAGCGCGCGCATGTACCACTCTAGCCGCGCCTCCTCGCCCGCCGACTCCACGCGCCCGGCCATGATCTCGTCGCCCAGGTCCTCCAGTATCATCAAATGATCGGCGCGGCTGTAGTGGTGGATGGCCGGGACCGGCAGCCCCAGCCCCGAGAGGTAACGGGCCACGTTTATGAACGGGAGCTCATCGTGCGTGCCCCTGAAGTTGGTTATCTCCTCGGAGACGGAGGAGAGGCCCTCCGGCATCTGCATCACAACGAACGACGATCCGTCGCTCATGGTCGCCCGGTAATAGGTGCGGTAGGATGCGTCGCCGTGGAGCTTCGTGAGCTCGCGGACGCCGGATCTGATACCGACCTCCTCGGAGATCAGCCTCTCCACTGTCTTCTTCATGTCGCTCATGGCATCACCGTGAAGCTTACGTCAGCGTTGCTCGAGTCGCCCTCGACGAGCACATAGACCGGCCTCTCGCCCGCCTCCGCATCGGCCGGCACGGTGAAAGTGATGGCCTCGATCTCGTCCGAGGTCGGGTTGTCAAGGAGGCTGTAGCTCGTGGCACCCGTGGGCGCGTTGCCCACGACGACTATGTTCTCCGGGTAGGCAATGGAGAAGCCCAGCCCGAAGATGGTTATCTCGTCGCCGGCCCTGCCCGAGTTCGGATCCACCCTCGTCACGATGGGCGGGGAGTCGGTGGGCACGTTGGGGTTGTAGGACACGCCGCCGCACGAGGCCATGGCGATGGCAGCGAGCAGAGCCGCTGTGAATAGCCTCTTCATGTCGAGCTGCTTTTAGATGAAAATAAGGCGTTACGGCAAGCGGAATATGGGATCAGCCGCGCTATCGATCGAGCGCTATGCCCTCGCTCCGGAGCTCCTCAGCAAGCTTCTCGTCGCCGGTCTCGACCCAGCGGCGATAGAGATTGAGGATGTCGGTCTCGGTGTGCGCCCTGTTCCACGGGGCTATCCTGGCCAGCACCCCGACGTATGCCGCGAACTTGCAGGCCAGCTCGGCGTATATCCTGGCGAAGACCGCGTCGCAGACCAGGACCCCGGAGAGCGCCTCGTAGGCCGAGCCGCCGATGGACATATAATAGGATTCGTCCACTATGCTGCGGCGCACGCTCTCGGCGAACAGGCCGAGAACTATCAGCGTGCTGTCGCCTATCTCTTTGAGCTCCCGGGCCTTTGAGCCCGAGCCCTGCGAGAGCGCCTCCATGAACCTGATGCCGATCGGCCGGCCCTCATCCTCGATCG from Pseudomonadota bacterium encodes:
- a CDS encoding phosphotransferase; the protein is MSDMKKTVERLISEEVGIRSGVRELTKLHGDASYRTYYRATMSDGSSFVVMQMPEGLSSVSEEITNFRGTHDELPFINVARYLSGLGLPVPAIHHYSRADHLMILEDLGDEIMAGRVESAGEEARLEWYMRALDLLILMQERTRDRGPRSCVANARSFDARLLNWEFDHFREYCVESRLGREMEPADREAFERETRTISSAIEAMPYGFTHRDFQSRNLIIRDGSLYLIDFQDALTGPRVYDLVALTRDSYVKLADSTVERLIHAYAQRTGSDPQQIRREHDLVTIQRKLKDAGRFVYIDRVKKNPGFLKYIPASLGYVREALSRNPEHDALKAVIEKYIPDWR
- a CDS encoding IPT/TIG domain-containing protein, with translation MKRLFTAALLAAIAMASCGGVSYNPNVPTDSPPIVTRVDPNSGRAGDEITIFGLGFSIAYPENIVVVGNAPTGATSYSLLDNPTSDEIEAITFTVPADAEAGERPVYVLVEGDSSNADVSFTVMP